In one Mucilaginibacter ginsenosidivorax genomic region, the following are encoded:
- a CDS encoding KUP/HAK/KT family potassium transporter: protein MNSHVKHLTFAGMIVTLGIIFGDIGTSPLYVFQTLLVEGGKVNQELVLGAISCIFWTLTLQTTFKYIIITLQADNKGEGGIFSLYALVRRYGKWLAIPAIIGAGTLLADGIITPPISVTSAIEGLNLVPYFSNIIVPGNNLILLIVILIMVLLFFFQQFGTKVVGAAFGPVMLMWFMMLGLLGTMQVMHYPSIFKALSPYYGAHLLMTHPKGFWLLGAVFLCTTGAEALYSDLGHCGRKNIQISWIFVKTTLVLNYLGQGAWVLSQAPGKDFTGVNPFFEIVPHQFLIPSIALATLATIIASQALISGSFTLISEAVSMNFWPRITIKYPSNIRGQIYIPSVNWILCVGCILVSLYFRTSAAMTNAYGFSITIAMLSTTILMYYFMRYVKHWPVWLVTIILCVFLTVEFSFFLTNAVKILKRLFFVGFEVGLIFTMYVWFRARKINNRFLHFVDIKEKLPLLNALSADTTVNKYATHLIYLTKANNSKQIEEKIIYSIMSRRPKRADIYWFVHIERTDEPYTMEYSVDHIEPGKVIRIEYRLGFRIQPRVNVLFRNVVEDMVKRKEIDITSKYASLKEYNIPADFRFVIMEKFLSYNNLFSVSEGFILNSYFAIKKLAQSEAKAFGLDTSETRIEKIPLVVKPVSNLHLKRVEPV from the coding sequence ATGAACTCACACGTTAAGCACCTCACATTTGCGGGCATGATTGTTACGCTCGGTATCATTTTTGGCGATATCGGTACTTCCCCGTTGTATGTATTTCAAACCTTACTGGTCGAAGGCGGCAAGGTAAACCAGGAACTTGTTTTAGGCGCCATCTCCTGTATTTTTTGGACACTAACCCTGCAAACAACTTTCAAATACATTATCATAACCCTGCAGGCCGATAACAAGGGCGAAGGTGGTATTTTTTCCCTTTACGCGTTGGTTAGGCGCTACGGTAAATGGCTGGCAATTCCCGCCATTATTGGCGCCGGAACATTACTTGCAGATGGTATTATTACGCCGCCTATCTCGGTTACGTCGGCTATCGAAGGATTAAACCTGGTTCCCTATTTTTCAAATATTATTGTTCCCGGTAATAACCTTATTTTGTTGATTGTAATATTGATCATGGTACTGCTTTTCTTTTTTCAGCAGTTTGGAACTAAGGTTGTTGGCGCAGCATTTGGTCCGGTGATGCTCATGTGGTTCATGATGCTGGGTTTATTGGGTACTATGCAGGTAATGCACTACCCCAGCATATTTAAAGCGTTGAGCCCGTATTATGGCGCGCATTTGTTGATGACCCATCCTAAAGGCTTCTGGTTGTTAGGTGCCGTATTTTTGTGTACTACAGGTGCCGAAGCCTTATATTCAGACCTGGGCCATTGCGGTCGCAAAAACATCCAGATCAGTTGGATTTTTGTAAAAACTACATTGGTACTTAACTATCTTGGTCAGGGTGCCTGGGTATTATCTCAAGCTCCTGGAAAAGACTTTACAGGGGTAAACCCTTTCTTTGAGATTGTTCCTCACCAGTTCCTTATCCCAAGCATTGCATTGGCTACACTTGCTACCATCATTGCCAGTCAGGCCCTCATCAGCGGTTCGTTTACATTGATTAGCGAGGCCGTAAGCATGAACTTTTGGCCGCGCATAACTATCAAATATCCATCAAACATTAGGGGGCAAATTTATATACCGAGTGTTAACTGGATACTTTGCGTTGGGTGTATCCTGGTGTCACTTTACTTTCGCACATCGGCCGCTATGACCAATGCCTATGGCTTTAGTATTACCATAGCTATGCTTAGTACTACTATTTTAATGTATTACTTTATGCGCTATGTGAAACATTGGCCGGTGTGGTTGGTAACCATCATCCTGTGCGTATTTTTAACGGTTGAGTTCTCATTTTTCTTAACTAATGCAGTTAAAATATTAAAACGTTTATTCTTTGTAGGTTTTGAAGTTGGCCTGATATTTACCATGTACGTTTGGTTCAGGGCGAGGAAGATCAATAACCGTTTCCTGCATTTTGTAGATATTAAAGAAAAATTACCCCTGTTAAACGCACTTAGTGCCGATACTACCGTAAATAAATACGCTACGCATCTGATCTATTTAACCAAAGCCAACAACAGCAAACAGATAGAAGAAAAGATCATCTACTCCATCATGAGCCGCCGCCCTAAACGTGCCGATATCTATTGGTTTGTGCATATTGAGCGTACAGACGAGCCTTATACCATGGAGTATAGTGTTGACCATATTGAACCGGGCAAGGTTATCCGCATCGAGTATCGCTTAGGGTTCAGGATCCAACCGCGGGTAAATGTGCTGTTCCGTAACGTGGTAGAAGATATGGTGAAACGTAAGGAAATTGATATTACCAGTAAATACGCATCGCTTAAAGAATACAATATCCCTGCCGATTTCAGGTTTGTAATTATGGAAAAATTCCTGAGCTATAACAACCTGTTCAGCGTGAGCGAAGGATTTATATTGAACAGCTACTTCGCCATTAAAAAACTGGCCCAGTCAGAAGCCAAAGCTTTCGGCCTGGATACCAGCGAAACCCGGATAGAAAAAATACCGTTGGTGGTTAAGCCGGTAAGTAATTTGCATTTGAAAAGGGTGGAGCCGGTGTAG
- a CDS encoding TIGR02757 family protein, producing the protein MIENLQSFLDAKVAQYNRPEFIENDPIVIPHLFSKKQDIEIMGFWAATLAWGQRVTIIKKCKELITLMDGAPYDFIINHEEPDLKKLLSFKHRTFNDIDTLYFISFFRYHYENFDSLEDAFMPPNPLKGEPQVANQKAPPLGGWGAEDHLNYFRSYFFSLPDYPSRTKKHVSSPSQKSTCKRLNMFLRWMVRQDNSGVDFGIWNRIKPADLICPLDLHVDRVSRKLLLITRKQTDWQTALELTARLRKFDPLDPVKYDFALFGLGIEERWGVQF; encoded by the coding sequence ATGATCGAAAACCTCCAATCCTTCCTCGACGCTAAAGTTGCCCAATACAATCGCCCGGAGTTTATTGAGAACGACCCTATAGTAATACCGCACCTGTTCAGCAAAAAACAGGATATCGAGATTATGGGTTTTTGGGCGGCTACCCTGGCCTGGGGGCAGCGGGTTACCATTATCAAGAAGTGTAAGGAACTTATTACGTTGATGGATGGGGCGCCCTATGACTTTATCATCAACCACGAAGAGCCCGATCTTAAGAAGCTATTAAGCTTTAAGCACCGCACTTTTAATGATATCGATACATTGTACTTCATCAGCTTTTTTAGATATCATTATGAAAACTTTGATTCGCTGGAGGATGCATTTATGCCCCCTAACCCCCTGAAGGGGGAACCACAGGTGGCAAATCAAAAAGCTCCCCCTTTAGGGGGTTGGGGGGCCGAGGATCATCTCAATTACTTTCGTTCGTATTTTTTCTCCCTGCCCGATTATCCGAGCCGCACTAAAAAACATGTGTCCTCGCCATCGCAAAAGTCGACCTGCAAACGATTGAATATGTTTTTACGTTGGATGGTACGGCAGGATAATAGTGGCGTCGATTTTGGTATCTGGAACCGCATCAAACCTGCCGACCTGATCTGTCCGCTTGATCTGCATGTAGACAGAGTCTCCCGCAAATTGTTGCTCATCACCAGGAAACAAACTGATTGGCAAACTGCCCTTGAACTTACAGCGCGATTGAGGAAGTTTGATCCGCTTGACCCGGTGAAATATGATTTTGCCTTGTTTGGTTTGGGGATTGAGGAGCGCTGGGGCGTGCAGTTTTAG
- a CDS encoding cystathionine gamma-synthase, with protein sequence MKFATKAIHAGQEPDPTTGAIMTPIYQTSTYWQKSPGDNKGYEYSRGTNPTRKALEGCLAALENAEFGLAFSSGMGATDAVMKLLQPGDEVITGNDLYGGSYRIFTKIYAHYGIKFHFLDLSDPEIVAEYTNSYTKLVWIETPTNPTMQIVDIEAIGKITKEKNLLFVVDNTFASPYLQNPIDLGADLVMHSVTKYIGGHSDVVMGALMTNDEDLYKRLWFIYNACGATPGPMDSFLVLRGIKTLHLRMKAHCENGRQVAEFLKTHPKVEKIYWPGFTDHPNHEVAKKQMRDFGGMISIVLKDADLQETFRIASSFKVFALAESLGGVESLINHPVSMTHGSIPKAEREKAGVVDNLLRLSVGVEDIEDLLEDLKQALN encoded by the coding sequence ATGAAATTCGCAACTAAAGCAATACACGCAGGGCAGGAGCCCGATCCAACTACCGGCGCTATCATGACGCCGATATACCAGACATCTACCTATTGGCAAAAATCGCCGGGAGATAATAAGGGATATGAATACTCGCGTGGTACCAACCCAACCCGCAAAGCGCTTGAGGGCTGTTTGGCCGCATTGGAAAATGCCGAGTTTGGCCTGGCTTTTTCAAGCGGAATGGGCGCCACAGACGCCGTGATGAAATTATTACAGCCAGGCGACGAGGTGATTACCGGGAATGACCTGTATGGAGGCTCGTACCGTATTTTTACCAAAATATATGCTCACTATGGCATTAAGTTTCATTTTTTGGATCTGTCTGATCCCGAGATTGTTGCCGAGTACACCAACTCATACACCAAATTGGTTTGGATAGAAACACCTACCAACCCAACCATGCAGATCGTGGATATTGAGGCCATAGGCAAAATAACTAAAGAGAAAAATCTGCTGTTTGTGGTAGATAATACTTTTGCATCGCCATACCTGCAAAACCCTATCGATCTTGGTGCCGACCTGGTAATGCACTCTGTAACTAAATACATTGGTGGCCATAGCGATGTAGTAATGGGCGCGCTGATGACGAATGACGAGGACCTGTACAAAAGGCTTTGGTTTATTTACAACGCCTGTGGTGCCACGCCGGGCCCAATGGATAGCTTTTTGGTGCTTAGGGGCATTAAAACCTTGCACCTGCGCATGAAAGCCCATTGCGAAAACGGTCGCCAGGTAGCCGAGTTCCTGAAAACACATCCTAAAGTTGAAAAGATATATTGGCCGGGCTTTACCGATCATCCAAATCACGAAGTTGCCAAAAAACAAATGCGAGATTTTGGTGGCATGATATCTATCGTACTGAAAGATGCCGACCTGCAGGAAACATTCCGCATTGCATCATCATTTAAAGTATTTGCCCTTGCCGAATCATTAGGCGGTGTAGAATCACTGATTAACCACCCCGTAAGCATGACCCACGGATCTATCCCCAAAGCCGAACGCGAAAAAGCCGGTGTGGTAGATAACCTGCTGCGTTTAAGCGTAGGCGTAGAGGATATTGAAGATTTGCTGGAAGATTTGAAACAAGCACTGAATTAG
- a CDS encoding nucleoid-associated protein: MVTFFEASLDTISVHHVGNPLQDELYALSDSPLELKDEIIPNLLMQYFLKPFEKVNEVYHLTHSSGDLALNELHNFATQVFEDREKFHEASEKIAKHLFKVTTHPNIKGGELYVVYFNSVQIEGNPLDTIGIFKSENKETYLKVYPDKGGFQVDYEQDAININKLDKGVLIFNIEKENGYKVVVVDKTNGGQDAAVYWKDDFLQLKIRNDSFNQTNNTLGIYKNFVTQKLDDQFEMSKADKIDLLNRSMKYFKEKETFDMDEFGNEVIGNPEAIESFKTFKNQYEQEFDSPIGNSFEISGNAVKKQARDYKSVLKLDKNFHIYIHGDKQLIEKGFDDDKAMNFYKVYFKEEA; encoded by the coding sequence ATGTTGGTAATCCTTTGCAGGATGAGTTGTACGCCTTGTCGGATAGTCCGCTGGAATTGAAGGATGAGATTATTCCTAACCTGCTGATGCAGTATTTTTTAAAGCCATTTGAAAAAGTTAACGAAGTTTATCACCTGACACACAGCAGCGGCGACCTGGCGCTTAACGAACTGCATAACTTTGCCACCCAGGTGTTTGAGGATAGGGAGAAATTTCACGAAGCGTCAGAAAAAATTGCAAAACACCTGTTTAAGGTTACCACCCACCCCAACATTAAAGGTGGCGAGCTGTACGTGGTTTATTTTAACAGCGTACAAATTGAGGGCAACCCATTGGATACTATTGGCATTTTTAAATCAGAAAATAAAGAAACCTACCTGAAAGTTTACCCGGATAAAGGCGGTTTCCAGGTTGATTACGAGCAGGACGCTATTAATATTAACAAACTTGATAAAGGTGTGCTTATCTTCAACATCGAGAAAGAAAACGGTTATAAAGTAGTGGTGGTTGATAAAACCAACGGCGGCCAGGATGCAGCCGTGTACTGGAAAGACGATTTTTTACAGCTCAAGATCCGTAATGATAGCTTTAACCAAACCAACAATACCCTGGGCATCTATAAAAATTTTGTTACCCAAAAGCTCGACGACCAGTTTGAAATGAGCAAGGCAGATAAAATAGACCTGCTTAACCGGTCGATGAAGTATTTTAAAGAAAAAGAAACTTTTGATATGGACGAATTTGGCAACGAGGTAATAGGTAACCCTGAAGCCATCGAATCGTTCAAAACCTTCAAAAATCAGTACGAACAGGAATTTGACAGCCCAATTGGGAACTCCTTTGAAATATCAGGCAATGCCGTCAAAAAACAAGCCCGTGATTATAAAAGCGTATTAAAGCTGGATAAAAACTTCCACATTTACATCCACGGCGATAAACAACTTATCGAAAAAGGTTTTGACGATGATAAGGCGATGAACTTTTATAAGGTTTATTTTAAGGAGGAAGCGTAG